A region of Haliotis asinina isolate JCU_RB_2024 chromosome 7, JCU_Hal_asi_v2, whole genome shotgun sequence DNA encodes the following proteins:
- the LOC137291127 gene encoding uncharacterized protein codes for MAAVLGVKLLLIVAKGLEMSVHDAKLWSDSMNVLWWIKNHSRSFKPFVASRVGYIQEMTKPCQWMHVPTKLNAADILTKGSKPETLGTTAWHHGPEFLAHDESQWPEQKNDFEKVDLEKKTRSNFKVTMNVQHDDTPWRLGPCRCSDWNRLCRIFAWVYRFLNNCRTAKNVRQKNSLVPEELEEAERKLIADEQKEAFPTEYMALKQSKRVASKSKLIGLQPFLDETGVMRLNGRLRFADVLSWKARFPIIIPRKSWVTKLIVKHHHEKCLHMGTNTTLASLSSKFWIVSSREEIREWENECAWCKKQKAKPAEQLMGSLPKSRVVSSMRAFVQTGVDFAGPFLTVQGRGKSRHKRYLCLFTCLATRAVHLEIAYGLDTNSFLNALFRMAHRRGWPKEMVSDNGTNFVGAVKELKQLVKSLDSDTMKSKLSNRGIVWRFNPPNAPHFGGIFESMIKSAKRAIYVILGSSDVTDEELMTAFTGVEALLNSRPLTYQSAHVQDDVPLTPNHFLHGQLGGDFAPEIDSTSYAPQKRWRRIQELIRHVWRRWMREWLPTLNVRKKWVTPSRDFKVDDVVILVSQDNPRGTWPLGRVVKTYPGKDGHVRVVEVQVGQSRFTRPVTKVCPLEYSN; via the coding sequence ATGGCAGCTGTTCTTGGAGTGAAACTCCTTCTGATTGTTGCAAAAGGTCTGGAAATGTCAGTTCATGATGCAAAGCTGTGGTCTGATAGCATGAATGTTTTATGGTGGATTAAGAACCACAGCAGAAGTTTTAAGCCATTTGTGGCTAGTCGTGTGGGTTATATTCAGGAGATGACaaaaccttgtcagtggatgcacGTACCAACAAAGCTGAATGCAGCTGACATACTTACCAAAGGAAGTAAACCTGAAACTCTGGGCACAACAGCATGGCACCATGGTCCTGAGTTCTTAGCACACGATGAAAGTCAATGGCCAGAGCAGAAAAATGATTTCGAGAAGGTAGATCTGGAAAAGAAAACTAGATCAAACTTCAAAGTCACTATGAATGTTCAACATGATGATACGCCATGGCGTTTAGGTCCATGTAGGTGTTCTGACTGGAATAGACTTTGTAGGATCTTTGCATGGGTCTACAGGTTTCTAAACAACTGTCGGACAGCAAAAAATGTCAGACAGAAAAACAGTCTTGTTCCAGAAGAACTTGAGGAGGCTGAAAGAAAACTAATAGCAGATGAACAAAAGGAAGCATTTCCAACTGAGTATATGGCACTGAAACAGAGCAAGAGAGTAGCATCCAAGAGTAAACTCATTGGATTGCAGCCTTTTCTGGATGAAACGGGAGTGATGAGGTTAAATGGCAGATTGAGATTTGCAGATGTGCTCTCTTGGAAGGCTAGATTTCCAATAATCATTCCCAGGAAAAGCTGGGTGACGAAACTCATAGTGAAACACCACCATGAAAAGTGTCTTCATATGGGAACCAACACCACACTGGCCTCATTGTCGTCAAAGTTCTGGATTGTATCCTCAAGGGAGGAGATCCGTGAATGGGAAAATGAATGTGCTTGGTGCAAAAAACAAAAGGCAAAACCAGCAGAACAGCTCATGGGAAGTCTTCCAAAAAGTAGAGTAGTAAGTTCAATGAGAGCATTTGTTCAAACTGGAGTGGACTTTGCTGGTCCGTTTCTTACGGTACAGGGCCGAGGAAAAAGCCGTCATAAGAGGTATTTGTGTCTCTTCACGTGTCTAGCTACTCGAGCTGTACACCTAGAGATTGCTTACGGACTAGACACAAACTCATTCTTAAATGCTCTTTTCCGTATGGCACATAGACGAGGATGGCCCAAGGAGATGGTATCTGACAACGGCACAAATTTCGTTGGAGCCGTAAAAGAGCTTAAACAGTTGGTGAAATCTTTAGATTCAGACACCATGaaatcaaagttgtcaaacagaGGCATAGTTTGGAGGTTTAATCCGCCAAATGCTCCTCACTTTGGAGGAATTTTTGAATCCATGATCAAGTCAGCTAAGCGTGCGATTTATGTGATACTTGGGTCAAGTGATGTCACTGATGAAGAATTGATGACAGCCTTTACGGGTGTTGAAGCTCTGTTAAATTCTAGACCACTCACATATCAGAGTGCACACGTTCAAGATGATGTTCCTCTTACTCCAAACCATTTTCTTCATGGACAACTAGGGGGAGACTTTGCTCCAGAAATAgactccacttcttatgccCCTCAAAAACGTTGGCGACGGATACAGGAACTCATCAGGCATGTATGGAGGAGATGGATGAGAGAGTGGCTTCCAACTTTGAATGTCAGAAAAAAGTGGGTCACACCCTCAAGAGATTTCAaagttgatgatgttgttattCTCGTGTCACAAGATAACCCACGAGGAACTTGGCCTCTGGGAAGGGTAGTAAAAACATACCCAGGAAAGGATGGCCACGTCAGGGTGGTTGAAGTACAAGTTGGACAATCGAGGTTCACTAGGCCAGTGACTAAGGTTTGTCCTCTGGAATATAGCAATTGA
- the LOC137291128 gene encoding uncharacterized protein translates to MTFHDWLLHAFTTFHDWLQHAYTTFHDWLQHAYTTFHDWLQHAYTTFHDWLQHAYTTSHDWLLHAYTTFHDWLQHAYTTSHDWLLHAYTTFHDWLQHAYTSFHDWLLHAHTTSHDWLQHAHTTFHDWLQHAFTTFHDWLQHAFTTFHDWLQHAFTTFHDWLQNAYTTFHDWLQHAYTTFHDWLLHAYTTFHDWLQHAYTTFHDWLLHAYTTFHDWLLHAFTTFHDWLLHAYTTFHDWLQHAYTTFHDWLLHAYTTFHDWLLHAYTTFHDWLQHAYTTFHDWLGRYNMLLI, encoded by the coding sequence ATGACTTTCCATGACTGGCTGCTACATGCCTTCACGACTTTCCATGACTGGCTGCAACATGCCTACACGACTTTCCATGACTGGCTGCAACATGCCTACACGACTTTCCATGACTGGCTGCAACATGCCTACACGACTTTCCATGACTGGCTGCAACATGCCTACACGACTTCCCATGACTGGCTGCTACATGCCTACACGACTTTCCATGACTGGCTGCAACATGCCTACACGACTTCCCATGACTGGCTGCTACATGCCTACACGACTTTCCATGACTGGCTGCAACATGCCTACACAAGTTTCCATGACTGGCTGCTACATGCCCACACGACTTCCCATGACTGGCTGCAACATGCCCACACGACTTTCCATGACTGGCTGCAACATGCCTTCACGACTTTCCATGACTGGTTGCAACATGCCTTCACGACTTTCCATGACTGGCTGCAACATGCCTTCACGACTTTCCATGACTGGCTGCAAAATGCCTACACGACTTTCCATGACTGGCTGCAACATGCCTACACGACTTTCCATGACTGGCTGCTACATGCCTACACGACTTTCCATGACTGGCTGCAACATGCCTACACGACTTTCCATGACTGGCTGCTACATGCCTACACGACTTTCCATGACTGGCTGCTACATGCCTTCACGACTTTCCATGACTGGCTGCTACATGCCTACACGACTTTCCATGACTGGCTGCAACATGCCTACACGACTTTCCATGACTGGCTGCTACATGCCTACACGACTTTCCATGACTGGCTGCTACATGCCTACACGACTTTCCATGACTGGCTGCAACATGCCTACACAACTTTCCATGACTGGCTAGGCAGGTACAACATGCTGTTGATATAG